Proteins encoded by one window of Portunus trituberculatus isolate SZX2019 chromosome 27, ASM1759143v1, whole genome shotgun sequence:
- the LOC123509353 gene encoding uncharacterized protein LOC123509353: MDQEMYNTKEYKILYFYFSFACLNFVFPSSTVLAKPQVAAVGTVGEEGNAADSCQDLREECAELAEDGGCEGNVEFMEVFCQQTCDTCRPRSKVSGCEDQREECGFWGVTGQCDFNPAYMNINCPVTCQACPPLTPEDCVDQHRFCFLGSLLGLCRTNPSFYLVFCGDSCRRFISVCRAGRSSAVPELCLSKVRGEGIQCGKKPNITSTVNENTASYLRQRRGVGVSHQPQENDSCSTLPLNSAGREAITLLLSDYDAAGMQDENELEHWIKSVLLVFLERVQMEVLSMTDDEEREDVLWKDSEILRRSERETKLLRNERQAQETDGVFDYDYYDPTGDNINGGNGNITEPNGNNTHTNFCIMPLIGTNTSVNICAVIVPLVPVIVIGIINAVFTALSASSIAQQRPPSRPPMNQPFTPSEQQPTPQQPLSSIDVKVRALVPFCTASGYLSLVRRLRRLIRGNTGRPLNPIAASLAVSVNFCQYGVGKRGMSVPDPPRQLQQLSVAQVFLNDNEANAALGTPHRWPGISFPGLELFQGGQTPPPPVSPDVPTGTLLNDTQVEGEEPAGPRPVTEDNVNDRDAFSCGGALISPYHVVTAAHCLLEPGVKGNNTVNFLKPSVVRLGEVDFTRADESQAFDYEVEGIQVHEGYALPAKYNDIAIITLKYPVQFTEALQPYCLPRVGIDLVGRPLTMSGWGVRPGGQVATILHNITVRVVSEDECSDAYDDDDISVFFEVLYPEGVNKLLMCATSEEPVCRGDSGGPLVLDEEQIQYEVGVVSTGYGCGASQYPGIYTNISQFLTWIEEEVYDGCSMMSVAY; encoded by the exons ATGGACCAAGAAATGTATAACACCAAAGAATATAAGATActctacttctatttttcatttgccTGCTTGAACTTTGTATTCCCGTCATCGACTGTCCTCGCCAAACCTCAAG tggcagcagtaggaacagtgggagaggaag GAAACGCTGCGGACTCGTGTCAGGATCTGCGGGAGGAATGTGCTGAGCTGGCTGAGGATGGCGGCTGTGAAGGCAACGTGGAATTCATGGAAGTGTTTTGTCAACAGACGTGTGACACATGTCGACCTCGATCCAAGG TGTCTGGCTGCGAGGACCAGCGCGAGGAGTGTGGGTTCTGGGGAGTCACCGGGCAGTGTGACTTCAATCCTGCATATATGAACATCAACTGCCCTGTCACGTGTCAAGCCTGTCCGCCGCTCA CACCTGAGGACTGCGTGGACCAACACAGGTTTTGCTTCCTGGGGTCGCTGCTGGGACTGTGCCGCACCAACCCTTCTTTCTACCTAGTGTTCTGCGGGGACTCCTGCAGGAGGTTCATCTCAGTTTGTAGAGCAG GGAGGAGCAGCGCGGTGCCGGAGCTGTGTCTCTCCAAAGTCAGGGGCGAAG GTATTCAGTGTGGAAAGAAACCTAACATCACGTCAACCGTCAATGAGAACACAGCGAGTTATTTACGGCAACGGCGAGGTGTGGGTGTGAGCCATCAACCTCAAGAAAATGACTCGTGCAGCACTCTGCCTCTCAATAGTGCGGGCAGGGAAGCCATTACATTGCTTTTGTCAGACTATGACGCAGCAGGGATGCAGGATGAGAATGAGCTCGAGCACTGGATCAAGAGTGTACTCCTCGTGTTCCTGGAGCGGGTGCAGATGGAGGTATTGTCCATGACTGACGACGAGGAACGTGAAGATGTCTTATGGAAGGATTCCGAGATATTgagaagatcagagagagagacaaaattgCTTCGTAATGAAAGGCAGGCCCAAGAAACCGATGGTGTATTTGATTATGACTATTATGATCCAACAGGTGACAACATAAATGGTGGTAATGGGAATATTACTGAACCCAACGGAAACAACACACATACCAACTTCTGTATAATGCCACTGATCGGCACAAACACTTCAGTGAACATATGTGCAGTTATTGTACCACTTGTGCCGGTTATAGTCATAGGAATCATAAACGCAGTATTTACAGCCCTTTCTGCAAGCTCTATCGCCCAACAGAGGCCTCCTTCCAGGCCGCCTATGAACCAGCCTTTTACTCCATCAGAGCAGCAGCCCACGCCCCAGCAGCCCTTGTCATCTATAGACGTCAAAGTGCGTGCCTTGGTGCCCTTTTGTACCGCCTCAGGTTACCTCAGCCTCGTGCGAAGACTAAGGAGATTAATCCGAGGCAACACAGGCCGCCCTCTCAACCCCATCGCAGCTTCCCTTGCAGTATCTGTAAATTTCTGCCAG TACGGTGTTGGGAAACGTGGCATGAGCGTGCCCGACCCACCGCGGCAGCTGCAGCAACTGTCCGTGGCACAGGTGTTCCTGAATGACAACGAGGCGAACGCGGCCCTGGGCACCCCTCACCGCTGGCCCGGCATT AGCTTCCCAGGGCTGGAATTGTTCCAAGGCGGGcagacaccacctcctcctgtgTCACCCGATGTTCCTACCGGCACCCTCCTCAACGACACGCAGG tggagggtgaggagcCTGCTGGTCCACGCCCCGTGACGGAAGACAATGTGAATGACAGAGACGCTTTCAGTTGTGGCGGCGCCTTGATCTCTCCCTACCACGTAGTGACAGCGGCGCATTGTCTCCTGGAGCCTGGAGTAAAGGGAAACAACACTGTCAATTTTCTGAA GCCGTCTGTGGTGCGTCTGGGAGAGGTGGACTTCACACGAGCTGATGAAAGCCAAGCCTTTGACTACGAGGTGGAAGGGATTCAGGTGCACGAGGGATATGCTCTACCAGCCAAATACAATGATATAGCTATTATCACCCTCAAGTATCCG gTACAGTTCACAGAGGCACTGCAGCCGTACTGCTTGCCGCGGGTGGGCATAGACCTGGTGGGGCGCCCCTTGACCATGTCGGGATGGGGAGTGCGACCAGGCG GTCAGGTCGCTACAATACTACACAACATCACGGTGAGGGTGGTGTCTGAGGATGAATGCAGTGATgcctatgatgatgatgacattagTGTGTTCTTTGAGGTGCTGTATCCTGAAGGTGTGAACAAACTGCTAATGTGTGCCACAAGTGAGGAGCCTGTCTGCAGG GGTGACTCTGGTGGGCCTCTGGTGCTTGACGAGGAGCAGATCCAGTATGAGGTGGGTGTGGTGAGCACTGGCTATGGCTGTGGTGCCTCGCAGTACCCGGGTATCTATACCAATATCAGCCAGTTCCTTACATGGATTGAAGAGGAAGTCTATGATGGGTGTTCTATGATGAGTGTTGCATACTAA